Genomic DNA from Comamonas antarctica:
GGGCAAGGAGTTCGACAGCTCGATCGCGCGCGGCCAGCCCATCGACTTCCCGCTCAATGGCGTGATTCCCTGCTGGACCGAAGCGCTGCAGAAGATGAAGGCCGGCGGCAAGGCCAAGCTGACCTGCCCGGCCGCGATTGCCTATGGCAGCCGCGGCGCGGGCGGCGTGATTCCGCCCAATGCCGCCTTGAACTTCGACGTCGAGCTGATCTCGGTCAAGGGCAAGTAAGCCTCAGGGCAGCCTGCAGCCCAGGCGTTTGGCCAGGCGCTGCAGGTTGGCGCGGTCCATCTGCAGCGCGCGCGCGGCCGCGGCCCAGTTGCCCTGGTGCCGGGCCAGGCTGAGCTCGATGCTGCGGCGTTCGAAGGCCTCGACGGCGCTGCGCAAGCCCTGCGCCGGGGCATCGTCCGATGGCGGCGCTGCAGGCCGCGGCGGCGCCGCGGCAAGCACATCGCCAGCGTCGGGCCACAGGTCCTGCACCGTCAAGGTGAGCACGCGCGCGCGCTGGCGCTGGCGGCTCAGCGCCTTGAGCACACCGCGGCTGATCAGGTGCTCCAGCTCGCGCACATTGCCGGGCCAGGGACAGGTCAGCAGCGCTGCTTGCGCCGCTGCATCGAGCCGCACGGTGTTCAGCTCCGCCCCCGCCACCGCGCCCAGGCGCGAGCGGTTCTCCTCGAGGAAATAGCCGCACAGCAGCAGGATGTCGCTGCCGCGCTCGCGCAGCGGCGGCACCACCAGCGGGTAGACGCTGAGCCGATGGAAGAAATCGGCGCGCATGCGCCCCGCGCGCACGGCTTCTTCGAGCGGGCGGTTGGTGGCGGCAATGATGCGCACATCGACATGGTGCTCGCGGTCCGATCCCAGGCGTTGCAGCTGGCCGCTTTGCAGCACGCGCAGCAGCTTGGCCTGCACGGCCAGCGACAGCTCGCCGACCTCGTCGAGAAACAGCGTGCCGCCGTCGGCGCGTTCGAACTGGCCCTGGCGCTCGCCGGCGGCGCCGGTGAACGCGCCGCGCACATGGCCGAACAGCTCGCTCTCGACCAGCGTCTCGGGCAGGGCCGCGCAGTTCACGCTGACCAGCGGCCGGCCCGCGCGCCGCGATTGCGCATGCACGGCCTGGGCCACCAGTTCCTTGCCGACGCCGGTCTCGCCGGTGATCAGCACGTTGAGTTCGCTGGGCGCGACCAGCGCGATGTCCTTTTGCAGCT
This window encodes:
- a CDS encoding FKBP-type peptidyl-prolyl cis-trans isomerase yields the protein MTRLIPAALVAAAFFATAAQAAGSPAADPVTTPSGLVFQSLKEGTGASPTARDTVRVHYRGYFPDSGKEFDSSIARGQPIDFPLNGVIPCWTEALQKMKAGGKAKLTCPAAIAYGSRGAGGVIPPNAALNFDVELISVKGK
- the norR gene encoding nitric oxide reductase transcriptional regulator NorR, with product MTPTHSLLRSLVPLVADLAEDLPERERYRRLLDALRSLLPCDAVALLRLQGEVLEPIAIDGLSSDTLGRRFRVAEHPRLAQLLAHGTALRFAPDSPLPDPYDGLVEHAGPLEVHDCMGCALVVGGSTWGLLTLDALAPGRFADPAHLQALQAFSNLAAATVAAAGRMRELEKNALDERQRAESWRQAALPDAARRPLLGQSPALRQLQKDIALVAPSELNVLITGETGVGKELVAQAVHAQSRRAGRPLVSVNCAALPETLVESELFGHVRGAFTGAAGERQGQFERADGGTLFLDEVGELSLAVQAKLLRVLQSGQLQRLGSDREHHVDVRIIAATNRPLEEAVRAGRMRADFFHRLSVYPLVVPPLRERGSDILLLCGYFLEENRSRLGAVAGAELNTVRLDAAAQAALLTCPWPGNVRELEHLISRGVLKALSRQRQRARVLTLTVQDLWPDAGDVLAAAPPRPAAPPSDDAPAQGLRSAVEAFERRSIELSLARHQGNWAAAARALQMDRANLQRLAKRLGCRLP